Genomic segment of Clupea harengus unplaced genomic scaffold, Ch_v2.0.2, whole genome shotgun sequence:
gtgtgtgtgtgtgtatatatatatatatatatatatatatatctgtgacAAAGACAACGCACCTTCCTTCTCTTGGCTGGCATGCCATGAAGGTAGGCATCGGACAAAGGAGGCTGcgccttcatcttcctctgggACAGAAGGTCATGCCTGATGATGGGCACCCATTCCTGCAAAGATGGAGACAGATATAACACTGTTAACTACTCATGCACACGCCCAcgcccaaaaaaaaacaaacacacaaacacacttgcatataTGTAAACTACAGTTATAAACAGGTGTGTATATTACACCCATATAGCTGGGCTTCAGTGAGATGTGCCCCacctttggtgtggtgtgttacaGTAGCGTTTTAAGATGgtgacattttaaaaacagtaCCGGTTTGAGATGGTGACATTATAAAAACAGAACCGGTTTGAGATGGTGACATTATAAAAACAGTGCTGGCACTGCTGTTGGATCAGTAACCAGAGATCAGCTCTTACCGGTGGGACAGATGCAACCCAGGGTTCGACCTCTGCCCCCGTCTCCTCTCTCCCGGCTGCTGCCATGGGAATGGATCCTCTGGTCTCCCTGGTCTCCCCTGACGATGCCCGGCGTGACCCCGTGCCCTCAGCTGCGTCTGCAGAGGTCAACATGGCCTCCTCTGCAGTGGTGGCAGGAGCTGGGGACATGGTCTCCTCCATCTGCAGAATATCAGGCAGTTTATATCAATAGAACTAGACGTACCGCACAGCAGTGCAGCAAT
This window contains:
- the LOC122130387 gene encoding large proline-rich protein BAG6-like gives rise to the protein MEETMSPAPATTAEEAMLTSADAAEGTGSRRASSGETRETRGSIPMAAAGREETGAEVEPWVASVPPEWVPIIRHDLLSQRKMKAQPPLSDAYLHGMPAKRRKTAQGDGPHLSLSDAVSRAARAAGVRPVTTPESLQGELEAPELQQAYSEQVKGDVKKRLSDDPEYSTQRFPNTHRAFSEDS